The Deinococcus aerophilus DNA segment GCCGCCCGTGAACGCCGACGTGAAGGCCGAGGAGCACGGAGAGGGCCGCACGCTGTGAGGCGCCCAGCTCGCCTGACCTGTCCCAGACAGAAAAGACGCCGCGCCGTGGGCCCCCTGCCCCGGCGCGGCGTGCTCGTGCCCTCCCTGGTCCAGGCCAGTCGGGTTCAGGCCAGCTCGGTGTACGCGGCGGCCACCCGCGCCGCCACCGCCGCGTTGTGACGCACCAGCGCGATGTTGGTTTCCAGGCTGCGGCCCCCCGTGATCTCCACGATGCGCCCCAGCAGGTAGGGCGTGGTGTCCTTGCCGGTCAGGCCCAGCGCGTCCATGTCTGCCAGGGCCTGCTGAATCTGCGGCTCCATCTCGGCGGCGGGAATCTCGGCGTCCTCGGGGACCGGGTTGGCGAGCAGCACCCCTCCCCGCAGGCCCAGCGACCACTTGGCGTGCAGCACGCGGGCCACCTCGGCCTCGCTGCGCACGCTCAGCGGCGAGGCAAACCCGCTGTGGCGCGAGTAGAAGGCGGGAAATTCATCGCTGCCCAGCGTGATGGCGGGCACGCCCTGGGTCTCCAGGACCTCCAGGGTCAGCCCGATGTCCAGGATGCTCTTGACCCCTGCGCTGACTACGCACACGTCGGTGCGGGCGAGTTCCAGCAAGTCGGCGCTGATGTCCATGCTGTGGCCCGCACCCCGGTGGACCCCCCCCGTGCCGCCCGTGGCGAACACCCGGATGCCCGCGAGCGCGGCGATCCGCATGGTCGAGGCCACCGTGGTCGCGCCGTGGCCGCCCAGCGCCACCGTCACCGGCAGGTCGCGGGTGCTGATCTTCTGAACGTTTGGGTCGGTTGCGAGCACTTCGAGCTCGTCACTGTTCAGGCCCACCTTCAGCCGCCCGCCCAGCACGGCGATGGTGGCCGGAACCGCGCCGTTCTCGCGC contains these protein-coding regions:
- a CDS encoding pseudouridine-5'-phosphate glycosidase; translation: MVPSSIRPEVAAHLDLHPEVADALAAGRPVVALESTIISHGMPYPHNTQMARGVEAVVRENGAVPATIAVLGGRLKVGLNSDELEVLATDPNVQKISTRDLPVTVALGGHGATTVASTMRIAALAGIRVFATGGTGGVHRGAGHSMDISADLLELARTDVCVVSAGVKSILDIGLTLEVLETQGVPAITLGSDEFPAFYSRHSGFASPLSVRSEAEVARVLHAKWSLGLRGGVLLANPVPEDAEIPAAEMEPQIQQALADMDALGLTGKDTTPYLLGRIVEITGGRSLETNIALVRHNAAVAARVAAAYTELA